Proteins encoded in a region of the Phoenix dactylifera cultivar Barhee BC4 chromosome 3, palm_55x_up_171113_PBpolish2nd_filt_p, whole genome shotgun sequence genome:
- the LOC103716696 gene encoding autophagy-related protein 18c: MSSTVSTSQEVLPPMRLGALESPHSQQSPVAFVQPQVNITNDDETELLSVSWNQDYGCFAAGTSSGFRIYNCEPFKETFRRELKNGGFGIVEMLFRCNILALVGGGANSQYPPNKVMIWDDHQSRCIGEFAFRSDVRAVKLRRDRIVVVLERKIYVYNFLDLKLLHQIETLSNPKGLCCLSHHSNTSVLACPGLHSGQVRIEHFGLKVTKFISAHDSHVACLTLTMDGLLLATASVKGTLIRIFNTMDGTRLQEVRRGADKAEIYSIALSPNVQWLAVSSDKGTVHIFSLRVRVVGEDASNHQTFGQGPGMVHQNSSSSLDALISPNTGANPGSSLSFMKGVLPKYFSSEWSFAQFHLPEATRYIAAFGAHNTVVIVGMDGSFYRCSFDLVNGGEMVQQEYNRFLKAGKH, from the exons ATGAGCTCGACGGTCTCAACATCTCAAGAAGTACTCCCACCCATGAGGCTTGGCGCACTGGAATCACCACATTCCCAGCAATCACCTGTAGCATTTGTTCAACCTCAAGTGAATATTACTAATGATGATGAAACTGAGTTGTTGTCCGTGTCGTGGAATCAGGACTACGGGTGCTTTGCTGCTGGCACAAGCTCTGGTTTTAGGATCTATAATTGTGAGCCTTTCAAGGAAACCTTTAGAAGGGAATTGAAGAATGGGGGTTTTGGAATAGTTGAAATGCTGTTTCGGTGCAATATTCTAGCTCTTGTTGGTGGTGGAGCCAACTCACAGTACCCACCAAACAAAGTGATGATCTGGGATGATCATCAAAGTCGGTGCATTGGTGAATTTGCATTCAGATCTGATGTCAGGGCTGTAAAATTGAGGCGAGACCGCATTGTTGTGGTTCTTGAGCGCAAGATATATGTCTACAACTTTTTAGATCTAAAGCTGCTTCACCAGATTGAGACTTTATCAAATCCGAAGGGGCTTTGTTGCCTTTCACATCATTCAAATACCTCTGTTCTGGCTTGCCCTGGTCTTCACAGTGGGCAAGTTCGTATTGAACACTTTGGTCTGAAGGTGACTAAGTTTATCAGTGCACATGATTCTCATGTTGCTTGCTTGACCTTGACTATGGATGGGCTTCTTCTTGCAACAGCAAGTGTAAAGGGCACACTAATAAGGATATTTAACACGATGGATGGAACCCGCCTACAAGAG GTTCGGAGGGGAGCTGATAAAGCTGAAATATACAGCATTGCTCTCTCTCCCAATGTACAGTGGTTAGCAGTTTCTAGTGACAAAGGGACTGTTCATATATTCAGTCTTAGAGTTCGAGTAGTAGGAGAGGATGCATCGAACCATCAAACTTTTGGTCAAGGCCCAGGAATGGTCCATCAGAACTCTTCAAGTTCTCTTGATGCCCTCATATCTCCAAACACTGGTGCTAACCCTGGCTCGTCATTATCCTTTATGAAAG GGGTATTGCCAAAGTATTTTAGTTCTGAGTGGTCATTTGCACAATTTCACCTACCAGAAGCCACACGCTATATTGCTGCATTTGGAGCTCATAACACTGTTGTAATTGTTGGCATGGATGGCAG